A genome region from Carya illinoinensis cultivar Pawnee chromosome 2, C.illinoinensisPawnee_v1, whole genome shotgun sequence includes the following:
- the LOC122301621 gene encoding uncharacterized protein LOC122301621 encodes MDKDWMRVPNRFTSREYAEGIKQLLTMAKAHAPGSTTFRCPCKRCCNNIFLSIAQVEDHLFTIGILPSYTHWIFHGESESWSANSSDSDQNTYNDSHNYVDDMDEMIEDIRAGAFMDHDSMEQGTTSQPTMSERQSKNFEQLLDDVRCPLYPGCEKFSKLSFIVKLLHIKTIGGWTIKSFNMVLQLLKSAFPDIQLPNSYHEARRLEHGLGFSYVKIDACPNDCMLFWKDDADKESCSKCNESRWVSSRRKKGRIPQKVLRYFPLKPRLQRLFMSKNIAKEMRWHKEERLDDHSTLRHSADSKMWRQFDKDYTWFAEDARNVRLGLASDGFNPFNNMSKPYSIWPVILVPYNLPPWLCMKDPYLILSLLIPGPKAPGNDIDVYLQPLVNDLKELWEDGIDTYDASKRENFQLHAALLWTINDFPAYANLSGWSTKGKMACPLCREDTDSKWLKHGRKHCYMGHRRFLPSTHAWRKKKAAFNGCEDHRLPPPDLVGYDVLHQLEQIGNTEFGKGSRKRKRTPSELNWTKQSIFFHLPYWSMLPLRHNLDVMHIEKNICDNVLGTVMDIEGKTKDTANARRDLMELGLRKELHLQPSANGYSMMLGSYTLDIDQRRRFCEWLASVKFPDGFASNISRCVSVADGKISGMKSHDCHVFMQRLLPVAIGGFLRSDIHLALTEFSSFFKALCARTLTLDILKRLQNDIAIILCKLEMIFPPAFFDIMVHLAIHLPREAYLTGPVQYRWMYPFERYLGKFKRYVRNKARPEGSIAQAYVHVECLSFCSLYIHDVGTIHNREERNRDIDKGIESEHFSIFSQKIRPLGSPTSNRLDKPLFAKARWYVLNNCAEISQYLDEHLTKLKEISSENIDRRHQVEFPSWFRTRIQEIRSTSPDDVADDIYALACGPDPWVSSYSACIMNGIRFHTIKHGEFRATQNSGVVVQGEHRSQPVDFYGVLIDILQLRYMGWRHVYLFRCDWFDIGDRRRGIRVGDHLTIVNTARKWYKDEPFALACQASQVFYLKDTNLGGNWSVVQKITSRNVYDVPTMPVANDDVDDAENLNVPAFQENDPSYVEVVPECDDDDTGQGLHRTDVEPTHIAEERTLQHAIPSQADDEEFIDDEEDENDDNHTHSSEDILSDSQSSSDDGMILC; translated from the exons ATGGACAAGGATTGGATGCGCGTGCCAAATAGGTTTACGTCACGGGAGTATGCTGAAGGGATTAAGCAACTCCTCACAATGGCGAAAGCCCATGCACCTGGAAGCACTACCTTTAGGTGTCCATGTAAAAGATGTTGTAATAACATTTTCTTATCAATAGCTCAAGTCGAAGATCATCTTTTCACGATAGGTATTCTCCCAAGTTATACACattggatatttcatggggagagtGAAAGTTGGAGTGCTAATTCGTCAGACAGTGATCAGAATACATATAATGACAGTCATaattatgttgatgatatggaTGAGATGATAGAGGACATTCGCGCCGGTGCATTCATGGACCATGATTCCATGGAACAGGGTACTACTTCACAACCTACCATGAGTGAGCGGCAATCGAAAAATTTTGAACAATTGTTAGATGATGTCAGATGTCCACTTTATCCTGGTTGCGAAAAATTCTCTAAGCTTTCATTTATAGTTAAGCTACTCCATATCAAAACTATTGGTGGGTGGACTATCAAGTCATTTAACATGGTTTTACAATTGTTAAAATCAGCTTTCCCAGACATTCAGTTGCCAAACTCATACCATGAGGCTCGACGCTTAGAGCATGGGTTGGGTTTTAGTTATGTGAAGATAGACGCTTGCCCAAATGATTGCATGCTATTTTGGAAAGATGATGCTGATAAAGAAAGTTGTTCTAAATGCAACGAGTCAAGGTGGGTGTCCAGTAGAAGAAAAAAGGGGAGGATTCCCCAAAAGGTATTGCGATACTTCCCTCTGAAACCTCGGTTACAAAGACTGTTTATGTCAAAGAATATTGCAAAAgaaatgagatggcataaagaagAACGACTTGATGACCACAGTACTTTAAGGCATTCTGCTGATTCTAAGATGTGGAGACAATTTGATAAAGACTACACCTGGTTTGCAGAAGATGCTCGGAATGTGAGATTGGGGCTAGCCAGTGATGGATTCAATCCATTCAACAATATGAGTAAACCTTATAGCATTTGGCCTGTGATACTCGTGCCATACAACTTGCCTCCTTGGTTGTGCATGAAAGATCCGTACTTAATACTCTCCTTACTCATACCTGGGCCCAAAGCACCGGGAAACGACATAGATGTTTATTTGCAACCTTTAGTGAATGACTTAAAAGAATTATGGGAGGACGGCATAGATACCTATGATGCATCAAAGCGTGAAAATTTCCAGTTACATGCTGCACTATTATGGACAATTAATGATTTCCCCGCATATGCCAAtctttctgggtggagcacaaaaggAAAGATGGCTTGCCCATTATGCAGGGAAGACACAGATTCAAAGTGGTTGAAACATGGGAggaaacattgttatatgggtcATCGTCGCTTCTTGCCATCCACGCATgcttggagaaagaaaaaggctGCATTCAATGGATGTGAGGATCATCGCTTGCCACCTCCAGATCTAGTAGGATATGATGTACTCCATCAACTAGAGCAGATTGGTAACACCGAATTTGGTAAAGGGTCTCGAAAGAGAAAACGCACACCATCTGAATTGAACTGGACAAAACAAAGTATATTCTTCCATTTACCTTATTGGTCCATGTTACCATTAAGACATAATCTCGATgtcatgcacattgaaaaaaatatttgcgACAATGTCTTAGGAACAGTGATggatattgaaggaaaaaccaAAGATACAGCTAATGCACGTAGGGATTTGATGGAGCTTGGGTTAAGGAAGGAATTACATTTACAACCTTCGGCGAATGGGTACTCCATGATGCTTGGCTCCTACACATTGGATATCGATCAGAGGAGACGTTTCTGTGAATGGCTTGCATCTGTTAAATTTCCCGATGGTTTTGCCTCGAACATCTCTAGATGTGTTTCAGTTGCTGATGGAAAGATATCaggaatgaaaagtcatgactgtcatgtGTTCATGCAAAGATTACTTCCGGTTGCAATTGGGGGGTTTTTACGATCTGATATTCATCTTGCATTGACCGAGTTCAGTTCGTTTTTCAAGGCCTTGTGTGCCCGAACGTTAACACTAGACATATTGAAGCGACTACAAAATGACATTGCGATTATCCTCTGcaagcttgagatgattttcCCACCTGCTTTCTTCGATATCATGGTACACCTCGCCATTCACTTACCCCGCGAGGCTTACCTTACAGGGCCTgttcaatataggtggatgtatccttttgagAGATATTTGGGAAAATTCAAGCGTTATGTAAGGAATAAGGCTCGCCCAGAAGGTTCAATTGCTCAAGCATATGTCCATGTTGAATGCTTATCCTTTTGCTCCCTGTACATCCATGATGTTGGGACCATACATAATCGGGAGGAAAGAAACAGAGATATAGATAAGGGTATAGAATCTGaacatttctctattttctcacaaAAGATACGTCCTTTGGGCTCACCTACCTCCAATCGATTAGATAAACCACTATTTGCAAAGGCAAGGTGGTACGTGCTTAATAATTGTGCTGAGATTAGTCAATACCTAGA TGAACACCTGACGAAGTTGAAAGAAATTTCATCCGAGAATATCGATCGTAGACATCAAGTTGAATTTCCAAGTTGGTTTCGTACACGG ATTCAAGAAATACGTTCAACAAGTCCTGATGACGTGGCAGATGACATTTATGCACTCGCTTGTGGACCAGATCCATGGGTCTCTTCATATTCTGCTTGCATAATGAATGGCATCAGATTCCACACAATAAAGCATGGAGAATTTCGTGCAACCCAGAATAGTGGGGTTGTTGTTCAAGGGGAACACCGATCACAGCCTGTTGATTTTTATGGTGTATTGATTGACATATTGCAATTACGTTATATGGGTTGGCGTCATGTATATTTGTTTAGATGTGATTGGTTTGATATCGGTGATAGGAGGAGAGGAATACGTGTTGGGGACCACCTAACTATTGTTAACACTGCTCGCAAatggtataaggatgaaccattCGCCCTTGCTTGTCAAGCTTCCCAAGTGTTTTACCTTAAAGACACTAACCTGGGTGGTAATTGGTCCGTCGTGCAAAAGATTACAAGTAGAAACGTGTATGATGTTCCAACTATGCCCGTGGCCAACGATGATGTCGATGATGCCGAAAATCTGAATGTTCCTGCTTTCCAAGAGAATGACCCCTCATATGTAGAAGTTGTACCCGaatgtgatgatgatgatactgGGCAGGGGTTGCATAGAACTGACGTGGAACCAACCCATATTGCTGAAGAAAGAACATTGCAACATGCAATACCCTCACAAGCTGATGATGAAGAATTCATTGATGATGAAGaggatgaaaatgatgataatcATACTCATAGCAGTGAAGACATTCTCTCGGACAGCCAGTCTTCGTCTGACGATGGTATGATTCTATGCTAG